One genomic region from Bubalus bubalis isolate 160015118507 breed Murrah chromosome 24, NDDB_SH_1, whole genome shotgun sequence encodes:
- the LOC102392890 gene encoding small integral membrane protein 10-like protein 2A, with amino-acid sequence MAAALSGLAVRLSRSAAARSYGVFCKGLTRTLLIFFDLAWRLRINFPYLYIVASMMLNVRLQVHIEIH; translated from the coding sequence ATGGCGGCGGCTCTGTCGGGCCTGGCTGTCCGGCTATCGCGCTCGGCCGCCGCCCGCTCTTATGGGGTCTTCTGCAAGGGGTTGACCCGCACGCTGCTCATCTTCTTCGACCTGGCCTGGCGCTTGCGTATCAACTTCCCCTACCTCTACATCGTGGCTTCCATGATGCTCAACGTCCGTCTGCAG